One Cryptosporangium aurantiacum DNA window includes the following coding sequences:
- a CDS encoding S41 family peptidase: MRSAEIDAIVDRTIELLDQYVFPDVGARAGAAVRSAQAAGRYAEGIEPEVLGKLVTDDLQSINGDKHLRLQFTPDALPLTTGDKAADDDAEHAEAAREAARDAGGVRRVERLDGNLAYIEIETLWPPVIAAPAMSAAMTLADGADGLVIDLRRCRGGSPDMVAFVCSHLFGPDPVHLNDIYDRATDETRQYWTSSSVPGPRFGPERPVAVLTSAFTFSGGEELAWDLQELGRATLFGEITRGGAHPVDRVQVHPHLRVTVPSARSVSPRSGGNWEGTGVRPDVEVPAADALARAVEHLLGARES; this comes from the coding sequence ATGCGAAGCGCGGAGATCGACGCGATCGTCGACCGGACGATCGAGCTGCTCGACCAGTACGTCTTCCCAGACGTCGGGGCACGGGCCGGAGCGGCGGTGCGGTCCGCGCAGGCGGCGGGCCGCTACGCCGAGGGCATCGAACCGGAGGTGCTCGGGAAGCTCGTCACCGACGATCTGCAGTCGATCAACGGCGACAAGCATCTGCGTCTGCAGTTCACTCCTGACGCCTTACCGCTGACGACGGGGGACAAGGCCGCCGACGACGACGCCGAGCACGCCGAAGCCGCGCGGGAGGCGGCCCGGGACGCGGGTGGCGTCCGCAGGGTCGAGCGGCTCGACGGCAACCTGGCCTACATCGAGATCGAGACGCTGTGGCCGCCGGTGATCGCGGCACCGGCGATGAGCGCCGCGATGACGCTCGCCGACGGCGCCGACGGCCTCGTCATCGATTTGCGCCGGTGCCGGGGTGGGTCGCCGGACATGGTCGCGTTCGTCTGCAGCCACCTGTTCGGGCCGGATCCCGTGCACCTCAACGACATCTACGACCGGGCGACGGACGAGACCCGGCAGTACTGGACATCCTCCTCCGTGCCCGGTCCCCGATTCGGACCCGAGCGCCCGGTCGCGGTGCTGACCAGCGCGTTCACGTTTTCCGGCGGGGAGGAGCTGGCCTGGGACCTGCAGGAACTCGGGCGAGCGACGCTGTTCGGCGAGATCACTCGAGGTGGTGCGCATCCGGTCGACCGGGTCCAGGTCCACCCGCATCTGCGGGTGACGGTCCCGAGCGCGCGTTCGGTGAGCCCGCGCTCCGGCGGGAACTGGGAGGGCACCGGAGTGCGACCGGACGTGGAGGTGCCCGCCGCCGACGCCCTCGCCCGCGCGGTGGAGCACCTGCTGGGTGCCCGAGAGAGTTGA
- a CDS encoding ArnT family glycosyltransferase, with protein sequence MTATLSRPDLDRDRPLPRKYVPKRQHRLSLVALLLGTGVLYLWNLSASGYANEFYAAAVQAGTQSWKALLFGSLDSANYITVDKPPAALWVMGLSGRLFGFNSWSMLAPQALMGVAAVGLLYATVKRWFGHAAGLFAGAALALTPVAVLMFRFNNPDALLTLLLVAGAYCVVRAVESGRTGWLLLAGSALGFGFLTKMLQAFLVLPAFALVYLIAGKPRLRRRIGQLLLAGVSLVVSAGWWIALVELWPASSRPYIGGSEGNSALELALGYNGLGRLTGSEGNGGGGGGFSGAAGLFRLFNENMGGQVSWLLPAALIALVAGLVLTFRRPRTDRTRAALVLWGGWLLVTGLVLSFMEGTVHEYYTVALAPSVVAVVAITGRLLWLERRRFVARAALAAMVGATGAWSYVLLNRTADWYPPLRYVVAVGAVVAVVGLLAGGRWKKLAAVALIVGLLTGLAGSGAYALQTAATAHSGSTPTAGPATSGGMGGGNPRLGTMPSGGQGGPGGQQGTPPDGSASSGSASSTDSASGSSDPTAAGSTSSAAGNSTTTAGNRPTGGGTTSSAELTALLKASDTTWAAAVGTSQTAASLELASGKAVMAIGGWSGSDESTTLAAFQALVKAGKVHYFVAGGQGGGDGVLGQITSWVEANYTATTVGGTTVYDLTA encoded by the coding sequence GTGACCGCAACCCTGTCCCGCCCCGACCTCGATCGTGACAGACCGTTACCAAGGAAGTACGTACCGAAGCGCCAGCACCGCCTGTCGCTGGTCGCGCTGCTGCTCGGCACCGGGGTGCTCTACCTCTGGAACCTCTCGGCGTCCGGCTATGCGAACGAGTTCTACGCCGCCGCCGTCCAGGCCGGGACGCAGAGCTGGAAGGCGCTGCTGTTCGGCTCGCTGGACAGCGCGAACTACATCACGGTCGACAAGCCACCCGCCGCGCTCTGGGTGATGGGCCTCTCCGGCCGGCTCTTCGGCTTCAACTCGTGGAGCATGCTCGCGCCGCAGGCGCTGATGGGCGTCGCTGCCGTCGGCCTGCTGTACGCGACCGTGAAGCGGTGGTTCGGCCATGCGGCCGGCCTGTTCGCCGGTGCGGCCCTCGCGCTCACGCCGGTCGCCGTGCTCATGTTCCGCTTCAACAATCCGGACGCTCTGCTGACGCTGTTGCTCGTGGCCGGCGCGTATTGCGTCGTCCGCGCCGTCGAGAGTGGACGTACCGGCTGGCTGCTGCTGGCCGGCTCGGCGCTCGGTTTCGGCTTCCTCACGAAGATGCTGCAGGCGTTCCTGGTGCTGCCCGCGTTCGCGCTGGTGTACCTGATCGCCGGTAAGCCCCGGCTGCGGCGCCGCATCGGGCAGCTGCTGCTGGCCGGTGTGTCGCTGGTGGTCTCCGCGGGCTGGTGGATCGCGCTGGTCGAGCTGTGGCCGGCGTCGTCGCGTCCGTACATCGGTGGCTCCGAAGGCAACAGCGCACTCGAACTCGCGCTCGGCTACAACGGCCTCGGCCGGTTGACCGGGTCCGAGGGCAACGGCGGTGGCGGTGGTGGGTTCAGCGGCGCCGCGGGGCTGTTCCGGCTCTTCAACGAGAACATGGGTGGCCAGGTCTCCTGGCTGTTGCCCGCCGCGCTGATCGCGCTGGTCGCCGGGCTGGTCCTGACGTTCCGGCGGCCGCGCACCGACCGCACCCGGGCGGCGCTCGTGCTGTGGGGCGGCTGGCTGCTGGTCACCGGCCTGGTGCTCTCGTTCATGGAGGGCACCGTGCACGAGTACTACACGGTCGCGCTGGCGCCGTCGGTCGTCGCGGTGGTCGCGATCACCGGGCGGTTGCTCTGGCTGGAGCGGCGCCGGTTCGTGGCCCGTGCCGCCCTGGCGGCGATGGTCGGAGCGACCGGCGCCTGGAGTTACGTCCTGCTGAACCGGACTGCGGACTGGTACCCGCCGCTGCGGTACGTCGTCGCGGTGGGGGCCGTGGTTGCGGTGGTCGGGCTGCTGGCCGGTGGACGTTGGAAGAAGCTGGCGGCGGTCGCGCTGATCGTCGGCCTGCTGACCGGGCTGGCCGGGAGCGGTGCGTACGCGCTGCAGACGGCGGCCACCGCGCACTCCGGCAGCACGCCGACCGCCGGTCCGGCCACGAGCGGCGGTATGGGTGGAGGTAATCCGCGGTTGGGAACCATGCCCTCCGGTGGCCAGGGTGGTCCCGGCGGCCAGCAGGGCACTCCGCCCGACGGCAGCGCCTCGTCCGGCTCGGCCTCGAGCACGGACTCGGCGAGCGGATCGTCGGACCCCACGGCGGCCGGCTCGACGTCGTCCGCAGCAGGGAACAGCACCACGACGGCGGGGAACCGGCCCACCGGGGGCGGAACCACCAGCAGCGCGGAGCTGACCGCGCTGCTGAAGGCCTCGGACACCACCTGGGCCGCGGCCGTCGGCACGTCGCAGACCGCCGCCTCGCTGGAGCTGGCGAGCGGGAAAGCGGTGATGGCGATCGGCGGCTGGAGCGGTAGCGACGAGTCGACGACGCTCGCGGCGTTCCAGGCGCTGGTGAAGGCCGGCAAGGTGCACTACTTCGTCGCCGGTGGTCAGGGCGGTGGTGACGGGGTGCTCGGTCAGATCACCAGCTGGGTCGAGGCGAACTACACCGCGACGACGGTCGGCGGCACGACGGTCTACGACCTGACCGCCTGA
- a CDS encoding methionine synthase: protein MEATYPWPAGAATGVGSLPGTDVVEAVRTVLGELPDLPHLPELPARGPGSDLIGRGASFLVELPVDLQPSGWRLVDRPGRDLRRALDLLERDLDALTEQAEGYTGPLKVQVAGVWTLAASIELHNGAKALSDPGAVRDLAASLLDGLVAHLADVRRRVPGASLLMQLDEPSLPAVLAGRIKTPSGYGTVRRPEESVVEQVLATLVEKVGAPVVFHCCASDVPWALFRRTGAAAVSADLTLLGPPDRWSTRAIDTIGEELDAGLGLFAGVVPAVPPAAAPNTADARAARRAQAQEMSDPAASVTPVRTLWQRLGFDPAGLASQVVTTPTCGLAGATGDRARAVLAQVRAAGRSLVKDPEA, encoded by the coding sequence GTGGAAGCGACATACCCCTGGCCCGCCGGAGCGGCGACCGGTGTGGGCTCACTGCCCGGCACCGACGTCGTCGAGGCAGTGCGGACCGTGCTCGGCGAGTTGCCCGACCTGCCGCACCTGCCCGAGCTGCCCGCCCGCGGCCCCGGCTCCGACCTGATCGGCCGCGGCGCGTCGTTCCTCGTCGAGTTGCCGGTGGATCTGCAGCCGTCCGGGTGGCGGCTGGTCGACCGGCCGGGACGCGACCTGCGCCGAGCGCTCGACCTATTGGAGCGCGATCTGGACGCGCTCACCGAGCAGGCCGAGGGCTACACCGGCCCGCTCAAGGTGCAGGTCGCCGGGGTCTGGACGCTCGCCGCGTCGATCGAACTCCACAACGGCGCCAAGGCGCTCTCCGACCCGGGCGCGGTCCGTGACCTGGCCGCGTCGCTGCTCGACGGGCTGGTCGCCCACCTCGCCGACGTGCGGCGCCGGGTGCCGGGCGCGTCGCTCCTGATGCAACTCGACGAGCCGTCGCTGCCCGCCGTGCTGGCCGGGCGGATCAAGACGCCCAGCGGCTACGGCACGGTGCGCCGCCCGGAGGAGAGCGTGGTCGAGCAGGTGCTCGCGACGCTGGTCGAGAAGGTCGGCGCGCCGGTCGTCTTCCACTGCTGCGCGTCCGACGTGCCGTGGGCGCTGTTCCGCCGCACCGGCGCGGCGGCGGTGTCGGCCGACCTGACGCTGCTGGGCCCGCCGGACCGCTGGAGCACCCGGGCCATCGACACGATCGGCGAGGAGCTGGACGCCGGGCTCGGGCTGTTCGCGGGTGTGGTCCCGGCGGTGCCGCCGGCCGCCGCTCCGAACACGGCCGATGCGCGTGCTGCCCGTCGCGCGCAGGCCCAGGAAATGTCGGACCCGGCCGCTAGCGTGACTCCCGTGCGGACGCTTTGGCAGCGGCTGGGTTTCGACCCGGCCGGCCTGGCGAGCCAGGTGGTGACGACGCCTACGTGTGGGCTGGCCGGCGCCACCGGCGACCGCGCGCGGGCAGTGCTGGCGCAGGTCCGGGCAGCCGGGCGCAGCCTCGTCAAGGATCCGGAGGCCTGA
- a CDS encoding cysteine desulfurase family protein: MVYLDHAATTPMLPEAVAALTGALGAVGNPSSLHAAGRRARRAVEEARERLAAALGARPSEVLFTGGGTESDNLAVKGIFWARRDADPRKTVVLASAVEHHAVLDAVDWLAAREGATVELLPVDADGRVSPATLSEALEKHGDTVALVTVMWANNEVGTVQPVAELAAIAKAAGVPFHSDAVQAVGQVPVDFHASGVDAMTLTGHKVGGPLGVGALLLGRDVPCVPLLHGGGQERDVRSGTLDTPAIVAFAVAVEAVVEAQASYAARVASLRDELVSRLLAEVPDAVLNGPSSGSSRLPGNAHFSFPGCEGDALLMLLDARGIECSTGSACSAGVAQPSHVLVAMGSGVERARGSLRFSLGHTSTVGDVDALVAAIGGVVDRARRAGAVRKA, translated from the coding sequence ATGGTGTACCTCGATCACGCGGCGACTACGCCGATGCTGCCGGAGGCGGTTGCCGCGCTTACCGGTGCGCTGGGCGCTGTCGGCAACCCGTCCTCGTTGCACGCGGCGGGACGCCGGGCGCGCCGCGCGGTCGAGGAGGCACGGGAACGCCTGGCCGCCGCTCTCGGCGCTCGTCCGTCCGAGGTGTTGTTCACCGGCGGCGGCACCGAGAGCGACAACCTCGCGGTCAAGGGCATCTTCTGGGCTCGCCGGGACGCCGATCCCCGGAAGACCGTGGTGCTGGCCTCAGCGGTGGAGCACCACGCCGTGCTGGACGCCGTCGACTGGCTGGCCGCCCGAGAAGGCGCCACCGTCGAGCTGCTCCCGGTGGACGCCGACGGCCGGGTGTCACCCGCGACGTTGAGCGAGGCCCTGGAGAAGCACGGGGACACGGTCGCTCTGGTGACCGTGATGTGGGCGAACAACGAGGTCGGCACCGTACAGCCGGTGGCCGAGCTGGCCGCGATCGCGAAGGCGGCCGGGGTGCCGTTCCACAGCGACGCGGTGCAGGCGGTCGGGCAGGTGCCGGTGGACTTCCACGCGTCCGGCGTCGACGCGATGACGCTGACCGGCCACAAGGTGGGTGGTCCGCTGGGCGTGGGGGCGTTGCTGCTCGGGCGGGACGTGCCGTGTGTGCCGCTGCTGCACGGCGGTGGTCAGGAGCGGGACGTGCGGTCCGGGACGCTCGACACCCCGGCGATCGTCGCGTTCGCGGTGGCGGTGGAGGCCGTGGTCGAGGCGCAGGCGTCGTATGCGGCGCGGGTGGCGTCGCTGCGCGACGAGTTGGTCTCGCGTCTGCTCGCCGAGGTGCCGGACGCCGTCCTGAACGGGCCCTCGTCGGGGTCGTCGCGGCTGCCCGGTAACGCTCACTTCTCGTTCCCCGGCTGTGAGGGTGACGCGCTGCTGATGCTGCTGGACGCCAGGGGCATCGAGTGCTCGACCGGGTCGGCGTGCTCGGCGGGTGTCGCGCAGCCGAGCCACGTCCTCGTCGCGATGGGGTCGGGGGTCGAGCGGGCACGCGGCTCGCTGCGGTTCTCGCTCGGGCACACGTCCACCGTCGGGGACGTGGATGCGCTGGTCGCGGCGATCGGTGGCGTGGTGGACCGCGCCCGCCGCGCGGGAGCCGTCCGCAAGGCATAG
- the mnmA gene encoding tRNA 2-thiouridine(34) synthase MnmA: MRVLAAMSGGVDSAVAAARAVEAGHDVTGVHLALSPSPQQHRLGARGCCTVEDSRDAARAADVIGIPFYVWAMADEFGRDVVDDFVAEYAAGRTPNPCLRCNEKIKFEAVLDRALALGFDAVVTGHHARLEQTETGPRLRRSVDDGKDQSYVLAVLRPDQLAHAMFPLGDSTKAQVREEAARRGLGVAEKPDSHDICFIPDGDTAGFLRKHLGETPGDIVDGATGEVLGSHSGAYAYTVGQRRGLKLGRPAADGKPRYVLDISPVENTVRVGPAEALDVDEVIGARPVWTNEPRTEPFECVAQLRAHGQTFAATVTPDGDRWTVRLHTPARGIASGQAVVLYDGDVVIGSATIEQARNAVPA; encoded by the coding sequence ATGCGTGTGCTGGCGGCGATGTCCGGCGGGGTCGACTCCGCGGTGGCGGCTGCCCGCGCGGTGGAAGCCGGCCATGACGTCACCGGCGTCCACCTGGCGCTGTCGCCGTCCCCGCAGCAGCACCGCCTCGGCGCGCGTGGCTGCTGCACGGTCGAGGACTCCCGCGACGCCGCCCGCGCCGCCGACGTGATCGGCATCCCGTTCTACGTCTGGGCGATGGCGGACGAGTTCGGCCGCGACGTGGTGGACGATTTTGTCGCCGAGTACGCGGCCGGCCGCACGCCGAACCCGTGCCTGCGCTGCAACGAGAAGATCAAGTTCGAGGCGGTGCTCGACCGCGCGCTGGCGCTCGGCTTCGACGCGGTCGTCACCGGCCACCACGCCCGCCTGGAGCAGACCGAGACCGGCCCGCGCCTGCGCCGCTCCGTCGACGACGGTAAGGACCAGTCGTACGTGCTGGCCGTGCTCCGCCCCGACCAGCTCGCGCACGCGATGTTCCCGCTGGGCGACTCCACGAAGGCGCAGGTCCGCGAGGAAGCCGCGCGCCGGGGTCTCGGCGTCGCCGAGAAGCCCGACTCGCACGACATCTGCTTCATCCCCGACGGCGACACGGCCGGCTTCCTGCGTAAGCACCTCGGGGAGACGCCCGGCGACATCGTCGACGGCGCCACCGGCGAGGTGCTCGGCAGCCACAGCGGCGCCTACGCGTACACGGTCGGCCAGCGCCGTGGGCTCAAGCTCGGCCGCCCGGCCGCCGACGGTAAGCCCCGCTACGTCCTCGACATCTCGCCGGTGGAGAACACCGTGCGGGTCGGTCCCGCGGAGGCGCTCGACGTCGACGAGGTGATCGGTGCCCGCCCGGTCTGGACGAACGAGCCGCGCACCGAGCCGTTCGAGTGCGTCGCGCAGCTCCGGGCGCACGGCCAGACGTTCGCCGCGACGGTGACCCCCGACGGCGACCGCTGGACCGTCCGCCTGCACACCCCGGCGCGGGGCATCGCGTCCGGACAGGCCGTTGTGCTCTACGACGGCGACGTCGTCATCGGTTCGGCCACGATCGAGCAGGCCCGCAACGCGGTCCCGGCCTGA
- a CDS encoding MFS transporter, giving the protein MTDSISDARTEPAAPEPTRPSVFGKGYRATSVGLLLIVTIVAFEAMSVVTAMPIVVESLDGMAFYAWPFSAFMVANLLGMVVAGEVSDRLGPAKPMLAGLATFAAGLLIAGTATTMVQLIAGRLVQGLGGGVLIVVMYVLIGAGYPAELHPRVFGLTAIGWVMPGLIGPVVAGSLAEHAHWRLVFLGLLPLVIVGAVLIVPGLRRTRPRSAGEAGPTAVSGTYRGGTAARWPFALLAGVGVVLLQLAGERLDVVAIPLAVAGVIAVVLAVRVLLPVGTGAAGRGLPAVVLMRGLAAGSFFAVDTLVPLTLSSVHGWSAVGAGLPLTFGALGWSSASWLQGRYPKLPRSVVVGTGMAAVGVACASMAVIAWVPGSAWAAFPAWIFGGLGMGLVMPSLAVLLLEFSTDADRGRNSASLQISDALLSSLTIGFSGVLVAAATAGAFRLSTAVGVIDLAMVAVAIVGIAVAPRLRRSAAPRLRHRASTGAG; this is encoded by the coding sequence GTGACCGACTCGATCTCTGACGCCCGAACCGAGCCGGCCGCCCCGGAGCCGACCCGCCCAAGCGTGTTCGGGAAGGGGTACCGGGCGACGAGCGTCGGGCTGCTGCTGATCGTCACGATCGTGGCGTTCGAGGCGATGTCGGTGGTCACCGCGATGCCGATCGTCGTCGAATCGCTGGACGGGATGGCGTTCTACGCCTGGCCGTTCTCCGCGTTCATGGTCGCGAACCTGCTCGGCATGGTCGTGGCCGGTGAGGTGTCCGACCGCCTGGGACCCGCGAAGCCGATGCTCGCCGGGCTGGCGACGTTCGCGGCCGGCCTGCTGATCGCCGGTACCGCCACGACGATGGTGCAGCTGATCGCCGGACGCCTGGTCCAGGGCCTCGGCGGCGGCGTCCTGATCGTCGTCATGTACGTGCTGATCGGCGCGGGTTACCCGGCCGAGCTCCACCCACGGGTTTTCGGGCTGACCGCGATCGGCTGGGTGATGCCTGGGCTGATCGGGCCCGTGGTCGCGGGTTCGCTCGCCGAGCACGCGCACTGGCGGCTGGTCTTCCTCGGGCTGCTGCCGCTGGTGATCGTCGGTGCCGTGCTGATCGTCCCCGGGTTGCGGCGGACCCGTCCTCGAAGTGCGGGCGAGGCCGGGCCGACAGCGGTTTCCGGCACGTACCGCGGTGGCACGGCGGCCCGCTGGCCGTTCGCCCTGCTCGCCGGCGTCGGCGTGGTGCTGTTACAGCTCGCGGGCGAGCGGCTCGACGTCGTCGCGATCCCGCTCGCGGTGGCCGGGGTGATCGCCGTCGTGCTGGCCGTGCGCGTGCTCCTGCCGGTCGGTACCGGCGCGGCGGGCCGGGGACTTCCGGCCGTCGTCCTGATGCGCGGGCTGGCCGCCGGATCGTTCTTCGCCGTGGACACGCTCGTCCCGCTGACGCTCAGCTCCGTGCACGGGTGGAGTGCGGTCGGTGCGGGGCTGCCGCTGACGTTCGGGGCGCTCGGCTGGTCCAGCGCGTCCTGGCTGCAGGGCCGGTATCCCAAGCTGCCCCGGTCGGTGGTCGTCGGCACCGGGATGGCGGCGGTCGGCGTCGCGTGCGCGTCGATGGCGGTCATCGCGTGGGTTCCCGGATCGGCGTGGGCGGCGTTCCCGGCCTGGATCTTCGGCGGCCTCGGGATGGGGCTGGTGATGCCGTCGCTCGCGGTGCTGCTGCTGGAGTTCTCCACCGACGCCGACCGCGGCCGGAACAGCGCGAGCCTGCAGATCTCCGACGCGCTGCTCAGCTCGCTGACGATCGGGTTCAGCGGCGTCCTGGTGGCGGCGGCGACGGCCGGTGCGTTCCGGCTGTCCACCGCGGTCGGGGTGATCGACCTCGCGATGGTGGCGGTGGCGATCGTCGGCATCGCCGTCGCGCCGCGGCTCCGGCGATCGGCTGCGCCCCGCCTTCGCCATCGGGCGAGCACCGGCGCCGGATAG
- a CDS encoding ATP-dependent Clp protease proteolytic subunit — translation MSSATWFPPERPRPWEPRQPEWRPPGWQPTQPTQPHEPPQPERPRPYWPPTPPPQLPPPAEDVRELWEDRLLDQRIVQVNGRIDNDVATRVASRLLLLESRTSRPVTLRLNSGNADLTAVWTLVDTLDALVVPVHALVVGELGGGSLALLTAVAERYAHPHARFRLADPSLPSITGTAGQLAGEAAANKTLVDSFHARLAELTGKTLDEVADDFRRGRFLTADGAVEYGLITDIRPRTVRPE, via the coding sequence ATGTCCTCCGCAACCTGGTTCCCGCCCGAACGCCCTCGCCCGTGGGAGCCCCGGCAGCCCGAGTGGCGTCCGCCGGGCTGGCAGCCCACCCAGCCCACGCAGCCCCACGAGCCGCCGCAGCCCGAACGGCCCCGCCCGTACTGGCCGCCGACGCCACCGCCCCAGCTGCCGCCGCCCGCCGAGGACGTCCGCGAGCTCTGGGAGGACCGCCTCCTCGACCAGCGGATCGTGCAGGTCAACGGACGCATCGACAACGACGTCGCCACCCGGGTCGCGAGCCGCCTGCTGCTGCTCGAGTCCCGGACGAGCCGGCCGGTGACGCTGCGGCTGAACAGCGGTAACGCCGACCTCACCGCGGTCTGGACGCTGGTGGACACGCTGGACGCACTCGTCGTCCCGGTGCACGCGCTGGTCGTCGGCGAACTCGGCGGCGGGAGCCTGGCGCTGCTCACCGCGGTCGCCGAACGGTATGCGCACCCGCACGCCCGGTTCCGGCTGGCCGACCCCTCGCTGCCGAGCATCACCGGCACGGCCGGGCAGCTCGCCGGTGAGGCCGCGGCGAACAAGACGCTCGTCGACTCGTTCCACGCGCGGCTCGCCGAGCTGACCGGGAAGACGCTCGACGAGGTGGCCGACGACTTCCGCCGCGGACGATTCCTCACCGCCGATGGTGCGGTCGAGTACGGCTTGATCACCGACATCCGGCCCCGCACGGTCCGTCCCGAGTGA
- a CDS encoding ArsR/SmtB family transcription factor produces the protein MDEHLEISDAAQYKALGHPLRHRLLFALGTEAATISQLAKALDQRKGNIAHHLGVLQEAGLVRIVETRQVRGGTEHYYRRSARRLSFTGPDAASQGPILMRAVADELAIAEPVGSRLRNVRLTAEQAATVAAALEKMIDDLQDAGDDAERYGLLVTVYKPR, from the coding sequence GTGGACGAACATCTCGAAATCTCCGACGCCGCGCAGTACAAGGCGCTCGGGCACCCCCTGCGGCATCGCCTGCTGTTCGCGCTGGGAACCGAGGCGGCCACGATCAGCCAGCTCGCGAAGGCCCTCGACCAGCGCAAAGGCAACATCGCCCACCACCTGGGCGTACTCCAGGAAGCCGGGCTGGTGCGGATCGTGGAGACCCGCCAGGTGCGCGGCGGCACCGAGCACTACTACCGGCGGTCCGCCCGGCGGCTCTCGTTCACCGGCCCGGATGCCGCGTCGCAGGGCCCGATCCTGATGCGCGCGGTCGCCGACGAGCTCGCCATCGCGGAGCCGGTGGGCAGCCGCCTTCGCAACGTCCGGCTGACCGCGGAACAGGCCGCGACCGTCGCCGCCGCACTCGAAAAAATGATCGACGACCTGCAGGACGCCGGCGACGACGCAGAGCGCTACGGCCTCCTCGTCACGGTCTACAAACCGCGATGA
- a CDS encoding helix-turn-helix domain-containing protein, with the protein MDEELPRLPGFREAALRRRRETIGVLADHRRAAGLSQTELAARMGTSQSTIARLEAGEVDPRISTLERYADALGGRLDVTLRFDPAPAAPIPPGLPLLRPVSDPAVAPDVPAREFPAVPMRPAAHTSPPPVSPGSPAGPPGSPAGPLEPGPPDGDAPRRPHAAPLPPTVADPPARPTQRRW; encoded by the coding sequence ATGGACGAGGAGTTGCCCCGGTTGCCGGGGTTCCGGGAGGCGGCCTTGCGGCGTCGGCGGGAGACGATCGGCGTGCTCGCCGATCACCGGCGCGCCGCCGGGCTCTCGCAGACCGAGCTCGCCGCCCGGATGGGCACGTCGCAGTCGACGATCGCCCGCCTCGAAGCGGGCGAGGTCGACCCGCGGATCTCCACGCTCGAGCGGTACGCCGACGCGCTCGGCGGGCGGCTCGACGTCACGCTGCGCTTCGACCCGGCCCCGGCCGCACCGATTCCGCCGGGGCTGCCGCTGCTCCGGCCGGTCTCCGATCCCGCGGTTGCGCCCGACGTGCCGGCGCGCGAGTTCCCCGCGGTACCAATGAGGCCCGCAGCCCACACGTCGCCGCCCCCGGTGTCGCCCGGCTCGCCCGCCGGTCCGCCTGGCTCGCCCGCCGGGCCGTTGGAGCCCGGGCCGCCGGATGGCGACGCCCCCCGGCGTCCGCATGCCGCGCCTTTGCCCCCGACAGTCGCCGACCCGCCCGCACGTCCGACCCAACGACGGTGGTGA